A single genomic interval of Clostridium facile harbors:
- a CDS encoding sialate O-acetylesterase, producing the protein MKSVLLIGQSNMAGRGYLHEVTPIYNENIFMLRNGRWQMMTEPIHFDRSVAGVGPAASFAQAWCSVNKNEQIGLIPCAEGGSSIDEWNREGSLFRHAISEAKFAMETSELIAILWHQGESDSYSEKYKNYYQKLHALVNSFRKELDVSEIPFIVGGLGDYLGKSGFGKSSVEYDLINQELHKYAENNSNCYFVTGEKLNPNPDGIHINAESQRRFGIRYFEAYQAKSNVDRPLDNEAEMVKIYCEKEHTIAEKRYRALEQFTLGKSSIDEVMKFLK; encoded by the coding sequence ATGAAATCAGTTTTACTTATAGGGCAATCAAATATGGCAGGACGTGGATATTTGCATGAGGTCACGCCAATTTACAACGAAAATATTTTTATGCTTAGGAACGGCAGATGGCAGATGATGACTGAGCCAATCCACTTCGACCGATCAGTTGCTGGTGTTGGCCCAGCAGCATCGTTTGCACAAGCATGGTGTAGCGTCAATAAGAATGAACAAATTGGACTTATTCCTTGTGCGGAAGGAGGCAGCTCTATTGATGAATGGAATAGGGAAGGGTCTCTATTTCGTCATGCAATCAGTGAGGCAAAGTTTGCTATGGAAACCAGCGAATTGATTGCAATTTTATGGCATCAAGGAGAAAGTGACAGCTATAGTGAAAAATATAAAAATTATTATCAGAAACTTCATGCGCTGGTTAATTCGTTCAGAAAAGAACTGGATGTTTCAGAAATTCCGTTTATTGTTGGCGGTTTGGGAGATTATTTGGGCAAGTCAGGGTTTGGGAAAAGTAGTGTAGAGTATGACTTGATTAACCAAGAATTACATAAATATGCAGAAAACAATAGCAATTGTTATTTTGTGACGGGAGAAAAATTAAACCCAAATCCAGATGGAATCCATATCAATGCGGAGTCCCAAAGAAGATTTGGAATAAGATATTTTGAGGCGTATCAAGCCAAATCGAATGTGGATAGGCCATTAGATAATGAAGCAGAAATGGTAAAAATTTATTGTGAAAAAGAACACACTATTGCTGAAAAAAGATATAGAGCGCTAGAACAATTTACATTAGGAAAAAGTTCTATAGACGAAGTAATGAAGTTTTTAAAATAG
- a CDS encoding TIGR03936 family radical SAM-associated protein has protein sequence MNDFKDIRVFYKKTGRLKYISHLDINRCMQRALKRAGLPVWYTQGFNTHIYLTFALPLSLGYESNYEVMDFRLIEEVPFEEVKQRMNEALPEGLEVFRVVEKRDKVDTIAAACYQIRLYGDDLQELETAWTDFLSEPWIEVEKKTKKGMKRIDIKPELLESQYQLDGDCLLWKVKLPAGANNINPSLYLDEFCKTYPNIMTHCDVLRTDILRSDGKRFE, from the coding sequence TTGAATGATTTTAAAGATATCCGTGTTTTCTACAAAAAAACTGGACGGTTAAAGTATATTTCTCATTTGGATATTAATCGTTGCATGCAGCGTGCGTTAAAACGTGCCGGATTGCCGGTGTGGTATACCCAGGGGTTCAATACCCATATCTATTTGACGTTTGCCCTCCCCCTTTCCTTAGGATATGAGAGTAACTATGAGGTAATGGACTTCCGTTTAATTGAAGAAGTTCCCTTTGAGGAAGTCAAACAGAGAATGAACGAGGCACTCCCAGAGGGACTGGAAGTATTTCGTGTAGTGGAAAAACGGGACAAAGTGGATACAATTGCGGCAGCCTGTTACCAAATCCGGCTGTATGGGGATGATTTACAGGAGCTAGAAACCGCTTGGACAGATTTCCTTTCGGAGCCTTGGATTGAGGTGGAAAAGAAAACCAAAAAAGGCATGAAAAGAATTGATATTAAGCCGGAACTTTTGGAAAGCCAGTATCAACTGGATGGAGATTGCCTGCTGTGGAAAGTAAAGCTGCCAGCCGGTGCTAATAATATTAATCCAAGTCTATATCTGGATGAATTTTGCAAAACTTATCCAAACATAATGACCCATTGTGATGTACTGCGTACTGATATTCTCCGTTCTGATGGAAAACGTTTTGAATAG
- a CDS encoding nuclear transport factor 2 family protein — translation MEQREKTIRLWFDMWLQGKDLGIDRIFTPNCIYIESWGPKYESLSLIKHWFEEWNTRGKVLVWEIKQFFHQKDQTVVEWFFQDQMNDGRQEKFDGVSIIHWSEDGKISSLKEFGCRIPHYNPYQNGDQPEFFHCDMWTNE, via the coding sequence ATGGAACAACGGGAAAAAACTATCCGTCTTTGGTTTGATATGTGGCTACAAGGGAAAGACCTTGGAATAGATCGTATTTTTACCCCTAATTGTATTTATATCGAGAGCTGGGGACCAAAATACGAAAGTTTGAGTTTGATAAAACACTGGTTTGAGGAATGGAACACCCGTGGAAAAGTGTTGGTTTGGGAAATAAAGCAATTTTTCCATCAGAAAGACCAAACAGTGGTGGAGTGGTTTTTCCAGGACCAGATGAACGACGGAAGGCAGGAAAAATTTGATGGCGTTTCTATCATACATTGGTCGGAGGATGGGAAAATCAGCTCTTTAAAAGAGTTTGGTTGCCGGATTCCCCATTATAATCCATACCAAAATGGAGATCAACCGGAATTCTTCCATTGTGATATGTGGACGAATGAATGA